The sequence below is a genomic window from Fimbriimonadaceae bacterium.
CGCCCACCCGAGCCGGTTGCGCTTTTCAGGTTCGGGGAGATCGAAGGTGGGAAGAGTCACGGGTCCGGAGAGCGGTCGTCGGGTTGGTGGAGATGGCTCGCTGCGGCTTCGCGAACACGGCCTACGGACGACTCGGGTTCGCGCAACGAGTCCCAGTTTGTCATAACGCGAGGGCCGACGGCGCGCGGGGCGACGTCGCCCGGCGATGAAAACGGAACCCTTTGTGCGCGGATCGGCTTCTAGGAGATGTGGATTGGCCGTGGATCGTGGGTTTTCTCGTCGCGTACTTGGGCTGGCAGTTTTGGCTGGGACCCAAGCTGGGCGTGCCCACCTGAATGTCCAGCGCCCCGACGTGATCGTCGGGTTCCAGCTCGAAGTCTTCGAGCGATGAACACTCCCCCAAGGCCTAAGGCCCAAGGCCCAAGGCCCAAGGACCAACTTGGGGCGGATGATGGGGATCGAACCCACGACCTCCTCAGCCACAGTGAGGCGTTCTAGCCACTGAACTACACCCGCCGCGAGGCTCTGATTGTGGCGTTTGCCGGGCGGGGAAGTCAAGTTGCGGGGAACCGGGAGACGGGAATCGGGAGACGGGAATCGGGAACCGGGAGACGGGAATCGGGAATCGGGAATCGGGAGACGGGAATCGGGAATCGGGAATCGGGAATCGGGAGTCGGGAGTCGGGAATCGGGAGGCGGGAGCGCGCGCAACCGGGTAAACCGCTGCCGTGGTTCGCGTGTGCATCGCACTGGGATCGAACGTTGGGGATCGTGCGTTGCACCTGCAGCGTGCCGTGGCGGCGTTGGCCTTGGAGCTTCGCCTGTTGCGCGGCAGCCCGGTTTACGAGACCGCTCCGATGTACGTCGAGGACCAGCCCGTCTTCTTCAATGCCGCTTTGCTCGCCGAGACCGCACTGGGTCCTCTGGCGCTCCTCCGTCTTCTGAAGCGGACCGAGGCCGAAGTGGGGCGGACCCCTCGGGAGCGGAACGGGCCGCGGGAGATCGACCTCGACC
It includes:
- the folK gene encoding 2-amino-4-hydroxy-6-hydroxymethyldihydropteridine diphosphokinase, translated to MVRVCIALGSNVGDRALHLQRAVAALALELRLLRGSPVYETAPMYVEDQPVFFNAALLAETALGPLALLRLLKRTEAEVGRTPRERNGPREIDLDLIAYGALAYRFVDRGRTVLEIPHPRLAERLFVLQPMLDLDPAWHLPGLGSVRSAIDAAETDPQSVRKLDHVVLSL